The genomic stretch GCTAGCAGTTATACCTTCAATTTTTCGTGGATTATTTACTTGTTTGCCAATGTTTTTCACTGTCAGTGCATCTCATAGCTGAATGTGGTTACAGGTCCCAAAACCAATGCATTTCTTCCTTAGTGCTCACTTAGACGAGAAGAATGTAAAGCAAATTATACGGCTGCTTCTATCGAAATTTGGCAGACGTCAACCTGTTCGATCAGACAATGAGTGGGCTAACATGTGGCGTGATTTGAAACTCTTCCAAGAAAAGGCATTTCCTTTTCTTGATTCAGAATATATGCTGGCAGAATTTATTAGAGGGCTTTTGAAAGCTGGTAAATTTTCACTAGCTAGGAATTATCTTGGAGGAACCAGTGCTGTTTCTTTATCTACAGAGAAGGCTGAAAATCTTGTGATACAAGCTGCAAGGGAGTATTTCTTCTCGGCTTCAACTTTGTCTGGGAATGAAGTGAGTTAATGTTACAAAATTTTTTCCATCCAATTATTGATCTGCCATTTCATTTCTGATTAATGCTAACTTGGATTCCTTTGTAGATTTGGAAGGCCAGGGAATGCCTAAATCTGTTGCCTAATAGCAAAAATGTTCAAGCAGAAACTGATATAATTGATGCTCTTACTGTTAGACTTCCTTATCTAGGGGTGACTATCCTTCCTGTTCAGTTCAGGCAGGTAAAGGATCCTATGGAGATCATCCGCATGGTGATAACAAGTCAAACAGGTGCATACCTTCATTTTGAAGAGATTATTGATGTTGCTAAACTTCTGGGATTAAGAAGTGAAGAGGAAGTAGCGGATGTGGAGGAGGCTATTGCCAGAGAAGCTGTGGTAAATGGTGATGTTCAACTTGCCCTTGATATCTGTTTAAATTTAACAAAAAAGAGTCATGGTGCAGTGTGGGATTTATGTGCGGCAATTGCTAGAGGCCCTCCACTTGACAATTTGGATACTGGTACCCGTGAAAAGCTATTGGGTTTCGCTCTCATCCATTGTGACGAAGATTCTGTTGGGGAATTGCTTAATGCTTGGAAGGAGCTTCATGCTCATGGTAAATTTGAGAAATTAATGATTACAACCGCAACAAATCCTCCCAATTTCTTGATTGATGGATCTTCAATCACACCACTTCCTGTACAAAGTGTGCAAGACATACTTGACCTGAGAGATGACAGTGGCCATGATAGAAATAGAGATCTTGTGGAAATTGTTAAAGACATGCTGTCAAAAGTTTGCTTGGACTTTTCAAATGGCGACACACATAATTGGGAGTCTATATTGGAAGAAAACCGGAAATTGTTGTTGTTCGGAGCACTGGAATTACCATGGCTTTTGAAATTGTTCAATAATGAAGTGTGTGATGGTGAAATAAGGGATCATCCCGCTAGGAGATGTCGATTTTCAACAAAAGTTGAAGCAGCAATCAGCATCATATATTGGTTAGCTGTAAATGGTTTGGCCCCCAACGATAATATAATCATGATTCTTGCAAAGTCTATAATGGAGCCTCCCGTTGATGAAGAGTTTGATGTACTTGGCTGCTCGGTTCTTTTGAATCTAATGGACCCTTTCAATGGAGTGAAAATAATAGAGGAAGAGCTAAAAAGACGAGAATGTTATCAAGAAATTAGCAGCATAATGAGTATAGGAATGTTATATAGTTCCCTCAATAATTCTAAGAAAGAGTGCTCCACTCCTGAGCAGAGGAGAAATCTGTTGCTTTACAAATTTCATGAGAAGTTCACCTCAGCCGATACGGGTAGGTGTACTAAAATTAACAAGTCATCAATATGGTCACTATTTTACCTTTGAATATTCTGCTGAGCTCAATACTTCTGCTGGGCTTTATATGAATTGTTTTTGTGCTAATATATACCATATTCATTTTGTTTCTACCAACTTTGACAGATGATTTAGACCAGATTGATATGGCAAATACAACCTTCTGGAGAGAATGGAAATCAAAGTTAGAAGAGGAGAAACAACTGGCTGATCAAGCGCGGATGCTCAAGCAGATATTACCTGATATAGACACATCTCGATTCTTGTCTGGTGATGTTAATTATATCAAAAGAGTAGTTTACTCCTTTGTTGGTTCTGTAAAGCTGGAGAAAAAACACATACTCAAGGAAGCAGTGAGGATAGCTGAGACATATGGCTTGCAACGAACTGAGGTCTCTCTCACACATCTGatcttatatttttgttttctttagaTGTAAATTTCTCATCTGCAGTTTTGTCTCCTGATGTTTTACAATCTCATATTGTTGCTTGGATTTTTAGGTGCTTTTACGATTTCTTGCCTGCAGTCTTGTGTCTGAATACTGGGATAACAATGATATTCTGAACGAAATTTCTGAATTCCGGGAGGACATTGTCAGATCAGCTAAGGGTGTGATCGATATGATATATTCTGATGTCTATCCGGAGATAGATGGGTATAATAAACAGCGCCTTTCTTACATTTATGGCATTCTTTCAGCATGCCATTCATATCTGAAGAGGACCAATGAGATAGAATTGAGATACCCAGAGCATGTGCATACCCATAAGCTTGAACCATTTGAGTATTATAAGGTACTTGAGGAAGAGTGCAAGAAAGTCTGCTTCATTGATGGCTTGAACTATAAAAACATTGCTGGACTGGATAATCTGAACTTTGAGCATTTCAATGAAGAAGTATGCAAGAATATCCATGCCTCTACCGTTACTGCCCTAGCCGATATGGTACAAtctcttgtgagtatgtatgtTGATGTACAGGCCAAGGGACTCATATCACAACAAGGTGTTTACAAGCACTATGTTCTGGGGTTGCTGGCATCATTAGAAGGCCGCAGTGAAGCACAATCGAATTGCACAGATTATGAAAAGTTGCAGGCTGCCCTATGCGAAGTTGAATTGAACTATGATAGTTGCAGGGAGTACATCCAAGCTCTTCCAGCCACAGATATTTCATATATTGTAGGAAGGTATTGCACCCTCTGCTTTCCATCTAACTTAGCACGAAGCCTTCCACAGGAACCTTCGTGGAGGAAACCTCTTGCAACGCTACTAGCATTTTGGTCTAAACTTGTTGATGACATACCGGGGGATTCAATTGATGCTCGCTCATATGAAAGAACAGACTACTTAAATTCAAATAGGTTATCTCTGTGCATAGGAGCTTTCAGGCAGCTGTTGATAAATGATGAGATAGCACTGCACCAAGGTTGGGATGCCATCTCCATGTATGTAAAAGATTGCCTTAGAAGTGGAATGATGATGGAAACATCATGTTTTTGTAGAGCTATGATTCTATCAGGCTGTAGTTTTGAATCTGTAGTTGAAGTATACTATGGAGGACAAGGACAATTAGGGAGTGAGAATGCAGATCCAAGCAATTATTTGGATCTCTTAGAACTTTATAATGCTGCTACAGAAGAGTGTTTGTCAGATTTGAGTGAGGAATCTTGTGAATATCGAATATTGCTTCATCATTTGCTGTCATCTTTGAGCCGGTCAACAGGAAAACATGCTGGTACTCTAGAAATGATCAGATCTGGTGTTTGGGGGAAGTTAATCCGCTTTTCGGAAGACATGCAGCTAGAGAGCCAATTACGAGTCTATGCGCTACAGCTGATGCAATGTAtcacaggaagaaaccttaAAACTCTTCCAAATGAGATGGTGTGCCAGGTTGAGCCATGGGAATCATGGTATGAGCATGGAGCAGGTGCTGCCATGGCTGATGAGAGTATCAACTCCTCTAGCAGCATCACAGGGACTCTTGTGGCACTTAGATCTActcagatggtcactgcagttctgcCTGATGCTAATATCACTCCAGAAAACCTAGCAACTCTTGATTCTGCAGTATCTTGTTTTTTAAACTTTTTAGAACATGCTTCTGCTGCGAACGTTGCTGTTCTGGAAGCAGTGTTAGAAGAGTGGGAGCAACTCTTCTTCCCCAAAGAAGAGCATGTTGTGCCTCATGAATCACCAAAAGAAACAAGTGACTGGAGTGATGGATGGGATGATGGCTGGGAGGCCCTACCGGAAGAGCTGGAGAGTCCAAAGAATAAACAAGAGGGTGTGTCGTTATCTGTCCATCCCCTCCACAGTTGTTGGATGGAGGTTATCAGAAAACGTGTTGAGCTTGGTGAGCTGCACAAGGTCGTTGAACTTCTGGACCGAGCATCTGCGAAACATAGCGTGTTcctagaggaagaagaagcacaCAGCTTGGTTGAGCTTGTATCTGCTCTGGACTGCTTCATGGCTCTTAAAACTGTGCTGCTACTCCCATATGAAGCTCTGAGACTGCAGTGCCTGCAGATGGTGGAGGCGAAAATGAGGGAAGGAATCGTGTCCACCTCATCAAATGCTGATGATCATGAGCTCCTTGCCTTGGTTCTTTCCTCTGAAACTATGCAGAAGATCACCATAGAAGAGGCGTACTCCAAATTTTTCTCTTACATATGCCATCTTGTCGGGCACCTTGCAAGGTCATTCCAGACTGCTCTCCTCGTACAATGGAACGATGAAGCAACATCTAAGATCAACAGATCTTTACTGTTCGGTAGAGTTTTGTTTCCATGTTTTGTATCTGAACTGGTCCTCAGAGGGCAGTATCTTCTGGCTGGGTTCGTCATCTCGAGATGGATGCACACACATCCATCCCTGGGCCTGATGGATATCACTGAGACCAGTGTGCGACGCTTCCTTCAAGGCCAGGTTGCCCAAGCTGAGCTGGTGGGAGGAAGCGATGCTGCTTTCACTGACGGTGAAGTTTGTGTAAGGCACACAATCTCCAACCTACAGTCGAAACTTGTTTCTCTTCTGCAATCCGCATTGGCAGCCCTCCCGAACCAGGAGTTGTAAGCAGCATTAGTTTTGTGTACATTTATTTAACTTTACATTGTTGCTGTACTGCCAGTTTACCTGTAACATATAATGTTTACTTGAGATGATGGTAAAAGGAATAGTTGGAGATTGCAGAATGTTTTCACAAACCTACGAAGTTCTCTAGGTTCAGAAACACAACCACATCCCCCAATCCATGTCTTCTGATCACCAAGCCTGGCTTCAACCAAACAAACCACGCAAGCCCACAGAGGCTGCAGAGCATGTTCAGAAAGATGTTAAAGCGACTTAAACTACTTCATTACAGGCTATGGTCCGGCAAACAGCACATCCTTCCTTCGTGGCTTGATTGTGAATGGCTTGATTGTGAAAGAACAGCGTCGTCGTCTTCAAGTTTTTTGATCCCTGCACCATCTACTTTCGCTGAATAGACGAGGAAAGAACAGATCATACAGATGATCTCAATCAGGGATTTGACGCGTTTGTCTTCAAAGCATTCAGTTTCTTGTACGCCAGATTGCCTTACAAATAGCAGCAAGACCCACTGCATACACTGGTTACCATTGGGTAAGCTTATTgtaagggcagtcccaatggtcGAAACTATGTGCAATATCCAAGATGACCACGTCAGCAAAATTTCATGTATAGAACTATTCCCTCCAATGCAGATTTCTTCACGTAATAAATACAAAACTTTTTTTTCCCTTATCCATTCCTCCTCCAATACTCTCTTTCCCGTTTTCGAACTCTCTCCCAACTGCACACTCTCGTTCTCTCAATCGCTGCCAACCAAGCACGAGTACACAAGGCATGAAACACTACGAGTACGGCGGGCGAGCGTTGTGGCAGCTAGCGCGGGCGAGCGAGCGTTGCGGCGAGGTGGGTGGGCACTCAAGGCAGCAAGCGAGCGTTGCGGCGGCGCAGGAGAGCGTGCGTTGCGGCTGCTGGGGAGCGTTGTGGCGGCGTGGCCGAGCGCACGGTGGGGCTGCCGGTGAGCTTTCGTGACGGCGTGGGCGAGTGTTGTGGCGGCCGGCGAGCGTAGTAACTAGGTGATGGAGCAGGCGAGCGCCCATGGTGGAGCTGACGAGGGCAGGCGGACGTACGACGCGAGAAGGGCGGGCGCGCTGCCGCAGCAGCGGCCGGCGAGCGCGAAGCCCGCGATGTGAGCCCACGCAGCAGCGCCGACGGGTGGCGCGAGCAGGGC from Sorghum bicolor cultivar BTx623 chromosome 3, Sorghum_bicolor_NCBIv3, whole genome shotgun sequence encodes the following:
- the LOC8054935 gene encoding MAG2-interacting protein 2 isoform X2, whose product is MAMHHLAVFTQVSNDRITFFTNGAWLEAQGIFGVVDDLSTLYLIKENGELLARRTCDQLKLSSSIIDLVLQDGSSLLRPGFYIFTSDCLVHRFDYTEEPEASLCEVPISTKDVMSAKTIQLPRSLSCIDYHQRHSLFVLVGDSNVSFSSNSYSGTYFMYLLHVNKKLELSLSFQSLQLEGVFSPLKDQRTFVSSPKIRISPQGKYIATLDLTGFVNFFSLDGDTRTVSLHTLGNGRCLIDVKDISWWTDNVLMLVRKDGSISMYSITEDKIVSKDDPVLSTPVLEKAKATEGHTFVLQSKRYGTNTPVNKQMDNDSEHRLLSGSGEHQQTEMAEMSWSLISFSKVTVAEMYSVLIREKRYKEALDFASRYNLDKDEVLKACWLHSDGDTHEIDLYLAKIKDQVFVLSECVNKVGPTEAALRALLSFGLCITEDYKFSELDNSSKGSTWDSRIIRLRLLRHRDMLETFLGINMGRYAAGEYSKFRSMPLVETAIALAESGKIGALNLIFKRHPYTISSDILRVLSAIPETLAVQTYSQLLPGKSPPSVVILRDGDWVECEQMASYINNCPAELDKIGEIKTEILVKHSKGFSWPSVAELCEWYRNRARDIDCLSGQLENCLAIIELACQKGIVELQPFFDDIKCLYQVVYSNELNEFTMNLLTWEDLPDYEKFKIILRGVKEDTVVQRLEENAIPFMKKGLCSTSSNNVCKQASYLVRWLKEVAAENELLICLAVIENGCGESPIYGLFKDLAEMIETAIHCIYMCSATNQWNTMSSILSKLLYKTKREKSLVASEEDCNLKDAKHALGSSVVSYEEMQCVCADILSGLGNAPEDFHHYEPNNVKYLDILEKRLKVAEGHVEVGRLFAYYQVPKPMHFFLSAHLDEKNVKQIIRLLLSKFGRRQPVRSDNEWANMWRDLKLFQEKAFPFLDSEYMLAEFIRGLLKAGKFSLARNYLGGTSAVSLSTEKAENLVIQAAREYFFSASTLSGNEIWKARECLNLLPNSKNVQAETDIIDALTVRLPYLGVTILPVQFRQVKDPMEIIRMVITSQTGAYLHFEEIIDVAKLLGLRSEEEVADVEEAIAREAVVNGDVQLALDICLNLTKKSHGAVWDLCAAIARGPPLDNLDTGTREKLLGFALIHCDEDSVGELLNAWKELHAHGKFEKLMITTATNPPNFLIDGSSITPLPVQSVQDILDLRDDSGHDRNRDLVEIVKDMLSKVCLDFSNGDTHNWESILEENRKLLLFGALELPWLLKLFNNEVCDGEIRDHPARRCRFSTKVEAAISIIYWLAVNGLAPNDNIIMILAKSIMEPPVDEEFDVLGCSVLLNLMDPFNGVKIIEEELKRRECYQEISSIMSIGMLYSSLNNSKKECSTPEQRRNLLLYKFHEKFTSADTDDLDQIDMANTTFWREWKSKLEEEKQLADQARMLKQILPDIDTSRFLSGDVNYIKRVVYSFVGSVKLEKKHILKEAVRIAETYGLQRTEVLLRFLACSLVSEYWDNNDILNEISEFREDIVRSAKGVIDMIYSDVYPEIDGYNKQRLSYIYGILSACHSYLKRTNEIELRYPEHVHTHKLEPFEYYKVLEEECKKVCFIDGLNYKNIAGLDNLNFEHFNEEVCKNIHASTVTALADMVQSLVSMYVDVQAKGLISQQGVYKHYVLGLLASLEGRSEAQSNCTDYEKLQAALCEVELNYDSCREYIQALPATDISYIVGRYCTLCFPSNLARSLPQEPSWRKPLATLLAFWSKLVDDIPGDSIDARSYERTDYLNSNRLSLCIGAFRQLLINDEIALHQGWDAISMYVKDCLRSGMMMETSCFCRAMILSGCSFESVVEVYYGGQGQLGSENADPSNYLDLLELYNAATEECLSDLSEESCEYRILLHHLLSSLSRSTGKHAGTLEMIRSGVWGKLIRFSEDMQLESQLRVYALQLMQCITGRNLKTLPNEMVCQVEPWESWYEHGAGAAMADESINSSSSITGTLVALRSTQMVTAVLPDANITPENLATLDSAVSCFLNFLEHASAANVAVLEAVLEEWEQLFFPKEEHVVPHESPKETSDWSDGWDDGWEALPEELESPKNKQEGVSLSVHPLHSCWMEVIRKRVELGELHKVVELLDRASAKHSVFLEEEEAHSLVELVSALDCFMALKTVLLLPYEALRLQCLQMVEAKMREGIVSTSSNADDHELLALVLSSETMQKITIEEAYSKFFSYICHLVGHLARSFQTALLVQWNDEATSKINRSLLFGRVLFPCFVSELVLRGQYLLAGFVISRWMHTHPSLGLMDITETSVRRFLQGQVAQAELVGGSDAAFTDGEVCVRHTISNLQSKLVSLLQSALAALPNQEL
- the LOC8054935 gene encoding MAG2-interacting protein 2 isoform X1, which produces MAPGADEALYEIHRHASGSHVIPHEEEYQGAATSSGSSDAGGGGVLSYLSLQGVSKLKERWARYSVLGKSRQRKRGDGVALFVSPNAEYVSVTVGNRIIILRKGDGYASPCGVYTSNDRITFFTNGAWLEAQGIFGVVDDLSTLYLIKENGELLARRTCDQLKLSSSIIDLVLQDGSSLLRPGFYIFTSDCLVHRFDYTEEPEASLCEVPISTKDVMSAKTIQLPRSLSCIDYHQRHSLFVLVGDSNVSFSSNSYSGTYFMYLLHVNKKLELSLSFQSLQLEGVFSPLKDQRTFVSSPKIRISPQGKYIATLDLTGFVNFFSLDGDTRTVSLHTLGNGRCLIDVKDISWWTDNVLMLVRKDGSISMYSITEDKIVSKDDPVLSTPVLEKAKATEGHTFVLQSKRYGTNTPVNKQMDNDSEHRLLSGSGEHQQTEMAEMSWSLISFSKVTVAEMYSVLIREKRYKEALDFASRYNLDKDEVLKACWLHSDGDTHEIDLYLAKIKDQVFVLSECVNKVGPTEAALRALLSFGLCITEDYKFSELDNSSKGSTWDSRIIRLRLLRHRDMLETFLGINMGRYAAGEYSKFRSMPLVETAIALAESGKIGALNLIFKRHPYTISSDILRVLSAIPETLAVQTYSQLLPGKSPPSVVILRDGDWVECEQMASYINNCPAELDKIGEIKTEILVKHSKGFSWPSVAELCEWYRNRARDIDCLSGQLENCLAIIELACQKGIVELQPFFDDIKCLYQVVYSNELNEFTMNLLTWEDLPDYEKFKIILRGVKEDTVVQRLEENAIPFMKKGLCSTSSNNVCKQASYLVRWLKEVAAENELLICLAVIENGCGESPIYGLFKDLAEMIETAIHCIYMCSATNQWNTMSSILSKLLYKTKREKSLVASEEDCNLKDAKHALGSSVVSYEEMQCVCADILSGLGNAPEDFHHYEPNNVKYLDILEKRLKVAEGHVEVGRLFAYYQVPKPMHFFLSAHLDEKNVKQIIRLLLSKFGRRQPVRSDNEWANMWRDLKLFQEKAFPFLDSEYMLAEFIRGLLKAGKFSLARNYLGGTSAVSLSTEKAENLVIQAAREYFFSASTLSGNEIWKARECLNLLPNSKNVQAETDIIDALTVRLPYLGVTILPVQFRQVKDPMEIIRMVITSQTGAYLHFEEIIDVAKLLGLRSEEEVADVEEAIAREAVVNGDVQLALDICLNLTKKSHGAVWDLCAAIARGPPLDNLDTGTREKLLGFALIHCDEDSVGELLNAWKELHAHGKFEKLMITTATNPPNFLIDGSSITPLPVQSVQDILDLRDDSGHDRNRDLVEIVKDMLSKVCLDFSNGDTHNWESILEENRKLLLFGALELPWLLKLFNNEVCDGEIRDHPARRCRFSTKVEAAISIIYWLAVNGLAPNDNIIMILAKSIMEPPVDEEFDVLGCSVLLNLMDPFNGVKIIEEELKRRECYQEISSIMSIGMLYSSLNNSKKECSTPEQRRNLLLYKFHEKFTSADTDDLDQIDMANTTFWREWKSKLEEEKQLADQARMLKQILPDIDTSRFLSGDVNYIKRVVYSFVGSVKLEKKHILKEAVRIAETYGLQRTEVLLRFLACSLVSEYWDNNDILNEISEFREDIVRSAKGVIDMIYSDVYPEIDGYNKQRLSYIYGILSACHSYLKRTNEIELRYPEHVHTHKLEPFEYYKVLEEECKKVCFIDGLNYKNIAGLDNLNFEHFNEEVCKNIHASTVTALADMVQSLVSMYVDVQAKGLISQQGVYKHYVLGLLASLEGRSEAQSNCTDYEKLQAALCEVELNYDSCREYIQALPATDISYIVGRYCTLCFPSNLARSLPQEPSWRKPLATLLAFWSKLVDDIPGDSIDARSYERTDYLNSNRLSLCIGAFRQLLINDEIALHQGWDAISMYVKDCLRSGMMMETSCFCRAMILSGCSFESVVEVYYGGQGQLGSENADPSNYLDLLELYNAATEECLSDLSEESCEYRILLHHLLSSLSRSTGKHAGTLEMIRSGVWGKLIRFSEDMQLESQLRVYALQLMQCITGRNLKTLPNEMVCQVEPWESWYEHGAGAAMADESINSSSSITGTLVALRSTQMVTAVLPDANITPENLATLDSAVSCFLNFLEHASAANVAVLEAVLEEWEQLFFPKEEHVVPHESPKETSDWSDGWDDGWEALPEELESPKNKQEGVSLSVHPLHSCWMEVIRKRVELGELHKVVELLDRASAKHSVFLEEEEAHSLVELVSALDCFMALKTVLLLPYEALRLQCLQMVEAKMREGIVSTSSNADDHELLALVLSSETMQKITIEEAYSKFFSYICHLVGHLARSFQTALLVQWNDEATSKINRSLLFGRVLFPCFVSELVLRGQYLLAGFVISRWMHTHPSLGLMDITETSVRRFLQGQVAQAELVGGSDAAFTDGEVCVRHTISNLQSKLVSLLQSALAALPNQEL
- the LOC8054935 gene encoding MAG2-interacting protein 2 isoform X3: MVQACLGFYIFTSDCLVHRFDYTEEPEASLCEVPISTKDVMSAKTIQLPRSLSCIDYHQRHSLFVLVGDSNVSFSSNSYSGTYFMYLLHVNKKLELSLSFQSLQLEGVFSPLKDQRTFVSSPKIRISPQGKYIATLDLTGFVNFFSLDGDTRTVSLHTLGNGRCLIDVKDISWWTDNVLMLVRKDGSISMYSITEDKIVSKDDPVLSTPVLEKAKATEGHTFVLQSKRYGTNTPVNKQMDNDSEHRLLSGSGEHQQTEMAEMSWSLISFSKVTVAEMYSVLIREKRYKEALDFASRYNLDKDEVLKACWLHSDGDTHEIDLYLAKIKDQVFVLSECVNKVGPTEAALRALLSFGLCITEDYKFSELDNSSKGSTWDSRIIRLRLLRHRDMLETFLGINMGRYAAGEYSKFRSMPLVETAIALAESGKIGALNLIFKRHPYTISSDILRVLSAIPETLAVQTYSQLLPGKSPPSVVILRDGDWVECEQMASYINNCPAELDKIGEIKTEILVKHSKGFSWPSVAELCEWYRNRARDIDCLSGQLENCLAIIELACQKGIVELQPFFDDIKCLYQVVYSNELNEFTMNLLTWEDLPDYEKFKIILRGVKEDTVVQRLEENAIPFMKKGLCSTSSNNVCKQASYLVRWLKEVAAENELLICLAVIENGCGESPIYGLFKDLAEMIETAIHCIYMCSATNQWNTMSSILSKLLYKTKREKSLVASEEDCNLKDAKHALGSSVVSYEEMQCVCADILSGLGNAPEDFHHYEPNNVKYLDILEKRLKVAEGHVEVGRLFAYYQVPKPMHFFLSAHLDEKNVKQIIRLLLSKFGRRQPVRSDNEWANMWRDLKLFQEKAFPFLDSEYMLAEFIRGLLKAGKFSLARNYLGGTSAVSLSTEKAENLVIQAAREYFFSASTLSGNEIWKARECLNLLPNSKNVQAETDIIDALTVRLPYLGVTILPVQFRQVKDPMEIIRMVITSQTGAYLHFEEIIDVAKLLGLRSEEEVADVEEAIAREAVVNGDVQLALDICLNLTKKSHGAVWDLCAAIARGPPLDNLDTGTREKLLGFALIHCDEDSVGELLNAWKELHAHGKFEKLMITTATNPPNFLIDGSSITPLPVQSVQDILDLRDDSGHDRNRDLVEIVKDMLSKVCLDFSNGDTHNWESILEENRKLLLFGALELPWLLKLFNNEVCDGEIRDHPARRCRFSTKVEAAISIIYWLAVNGLAPNDNIIMILAKSIMEPPVDEEFDVLGCSVLLNLMDPFNGVKIIEEELKRRECYQEISSIMSIGMLYSSLNNSKKECSTPEQRRNLLLYKFHEKFTSADTDDLDQIDMANTTFWREWKSKLEEEKQLADQARMLKQILPDIDTSRFLSGDVNYIKRVVYSFVGSVKLEKKHILKEAVRIAETYGLQRTEVLLRFLACSLVSEYWDNNDILNEISEFREDIVRSAKGVIDMIYSDVYPEIDGYNKQRLSYIYGILSACHSYLKRTNEIELRYPEHVHTHKLEPFEYYKVLEEECKKVCFIDGLNYKNIAGLDNLNFEHFNEEVCKNIHASTVTALADMVQSLVSMYVDVQAKGLISQQGVYKHYVLGLLASLEGRSEAQSNCTDYEKLQAALCEVELNYDSCREYIQALPATDISYIVGRYCTLCFPSNLARSLPQEPSWRKPLATLLAFWSKLVDDIPGDSIDARSYERTDYLNSNRLSLCIGAFRQLLINDEIALHQGWDAISMYVKDCLRSGMMMETSCFCRAMILSGCSFESVVEVYYGGQGQLGSENADPSNYLDLLELYNAATEECLSDLSEESCEYRILLHHLLSSLSRSTGKHAGTLEMIRSGVWGKLIRFSEDMQLESQLRVYALQLMQCITGRNLKTLPNEMVCQVEPWESWYEHGAGAAMADESINSSSSITGTLVALRSTQMVTAVLPDANITPENLATLDSAVSCFLNFLEHASAANVAVLEAVLEEWEQLFFPKEEHVVPHESPKETSDWSDGWDDGWEALPEELESPKNKQEGVSLSVHPLHSCWMEVIRKRVELGELHKVVELLDRASAKHSVFLEEEEAHSLVELVSALDCFMALKTVLLLPYEALRLQCLQMVEAKMREGIVSTSSNADDHELLALVLSSETMQKITIEEAYSKFFSYICHLVGHLARSFQTALLVQWNDEATSKINRSLLFGRVLFPCFVSELVLRGQYLLAGFVISRWMHTHPSLGLMDITETSVRRFLQGQVAQAELVGGSDAAFTDGEVCVRHTISNLQSKLVSLLQSALAALPNQEL